The following proteins are encoded in a genomic region of Vidua macroura isolate BioBank_ID:100142 chromosome 10, ASM2450914v1, whole genome shotgun sequence:
- the IGSF10 gene encoding immunoglobulin superfamily member 10: MGAPRRERPRWLGTLLAACLATLPGISACPRPCACHGSAELHCTFRYFAAVPPRIPPDVQRINLGYNSLRKLSPTDFAGLEKLELLMLHSNEISTIPEKVFSDLRSLQVLKMSYNKVRVLQQDVFYGLNSLVRLHMDHNQIEFVNPNVFYGLTSLRLVHLDGNLLQQLHPDTFVTLRYSQIFRISFLKHISLSDNVLTSLPQEMFSYMSELESIYLHGNPWSCDCSLQGFARWARERPDVIKCRKERSSGVQQCPVCASPKTHNGKSLVDLPSASFTCTKPVIHDSLKSRNLTVPDDGDFSFVSPKDLIAPIGSVVLNMTDQAGNRGNMACNVQRPKEMSPISFDKNGPSRVLKTSFSAFLVCGIDDGHIQQLWSILALYSNSPLKLERTARTADEPFSTCKYKQIISEKDELFTSIEAELRAEPAWLMQSHVSLQLDRTATTLSTLHVRYATEAQLALPSDDKDWVRHHWAIISRDNSTQTEHTVLVGGTVELGCQAAGEPAPAVEWILADSSKVRAPHISEDGRIIVLKSGVLTLRTADVFDSGLYHCISTNHEDADALPFRITVLDPHVEHSRLNGARLSAAPGSTLHLPCTSTAAPDAAVTWVLPEHTILRHSGGNKHIFANGTLRIQGVTERDVGYFRCVAANRYGVDLLVFQVLMRQEETALKKKHGALGEWEEGSGNELLRSAAAQRHPSGTPATLRAHGESAASAASSQGAQSARHRNSHGKMPHWPYGDRTGRRFRGHRRQFVSSGRRVDPQRWAALLEKTKRNSTVTDKRGEAATEPPVQVHKLSEVPEDEEETSGDLISPEEEFIPATGRSPVSALGRATELMITAGPEETANPPPAWDTSLLLPEPLTPLPSPLPHPVTPASKRPQTLPKPTDPRERSVLSQISANGVKQSAVPSGTATLFPAVQKSIYSGQSNSQHLKSASRTPTTEATGTSRAVTPQNTADKLHIFTESIDNVSTKTDHQVPVATVNAPSPEFGPIYFHSTQKGGAPTPPLASTFTTRQQIQLIQDVPTHPPQLQQHYGRRRKFSGRRRLVRPGRIPSMKEHRYNSGRPGSARGSTAVATGVQVNMNYVSNVPALNNFSSSINPFSPETPLSSPSTVNTPLEHPVGTHQNTAFLREEEQKHSARQKAAATAMPVTAEDTATTATSGLGVTGLKPTVALVITPQTDTRVTKSKILRVGGRRGQRRKRPPKTPIPEHVAAAQSTAATPAASTATPTVTALPSPAVPPSLAPAKPLPGSVSAVPRTKTPALGIPDSRQAPQHRPTAATQTSATAGTRRNTQSATPLPGTVTAQSSPMALQTTPDPQRNTQLATSPAASPAQTPTMAVQTSPRLDEPPAATSARPAAASATSGPAPAQHTRATAAAGEKPCLETGEGAVREKQAAQQEKPGTAVPAGAVPSAPAAATAAGAQHRAPLPAPAVPAAPPRASEPPRGHGQLQPRPPPEGTGRGNTLQPPQIAPPRGGDKDSSVSAWSERRQNQDTTTLPSPITLGSASRNHFSKPRIVGGKLAAFTLLANSDAFIPCEATGNPPPTIHWTKIPSGRDAAGRGGAGRWAVLPNGTLAIARAGPQDGGHYLCTAANAHGAARLLVTLAVLAHPPRIAGGRGRPLTAHSGSSVALPCRAQGSPPPRISWLLPDGAELGHSSAGSGRALVEPDGTLVIRAVTVYDRGLYTCLARSPAGTDALPVRLQVVAAPPTILEERRQSVAGTAGQSLSLPCTVQGKPQPSVHWVLPGGAALRPLQPLRAGLLLLPNGTLQLGSAAPSDSGTYECIATSSTGSDRRVVSLVVERRETLPKIAIASGELTRLNFGERLLLNCTASGEPKPKIIWRLPSKAVVDQWHRMGSRIHVYPNGSLAIEAVTEKDAGDYLCVARNRIGEDLILMKVSITMKPAKIDHKQQFKKLVPYGKDFRVDCKASGSPTPEISWGLPDGTVVNNAMLADDGGHRARRYVLFGNGTLYLNKAGVAEGGDYTCYAQNTLGKDEMKIHVTVIVAAPQIKHNYKTHIRVAAGDTALLDCEAAGEPRAQIFWLLPSSEMISSSTDRHSLHANGSLSISQASLLDAGEYLCVARNPGGDDTKLYKLDVAAKPPIINGLYRNKTIMKVTAVRHSKKHIDCRAEGTPPPQIMWIMPDNIFLTAPYYGSRIVVHKNGTLEIRNIRPSDTADFICVARNDAGETVLVVQLEVTEMLRRPMFKNPFNEKIIVKPGKTTTLNCSADGNPPPDISWMLPNGTRFSSSIRTSQFFTGSNGTLTIYSPERHHAGRYRCAARNQVGYIEKLMVLEVAQKPNILTRPAGLVKGVSGEPLSLHCLAEGSPQPRLAWTLPGGRVLDRPQVSGRHLLLENGTLVIRAASAQDAGNYVCRAHNDAGDSSLTIPVTVAAYAPRIMGRPPPAIHTMPGAAVQLHCVVLGIPKPEITWELPDRSTLSTAHQGRGSGGELLHPTGTLLLQNPRPSSSGVYKCTARNPLGTDTAVTYVHII; the protein is encoded by the exons ATGGGGGCCCCGCGCAGGGAACGGCCCCGCTGGCTGGGGACCCTCCTGGCCGCCTGCCTGGCCACCCTCCCGGGCATCAGCGCCTGTCCCCGGCCCTGCGCCTGCCACGGCTCCGCCGAGCTCCACTGCACCTTCCGCTACTTCGCCGCCGTCCCCCCGCGCATCCCGCCGGACGTGCAGCGCATCAACCTGGG CTACAACAGCCTGAGAAAACTCAGCCCCACGGACTTTGCTGGCCTGGAGAAACTGGAGTTGCTGATGCTGCACAGCAATGAGATCAGCACGATCCCTGAGAAGGTGTTCAGTGATTTACGTTCACTACAG GTCTTAAAAATGAGTTACAACAAGGTCAGAGTGCTTCAGCAGGATGTATTTTATGGCCTGAACAGCTTGGTACGGCTGCATATGGACCACAATCAAATTGAATTTGTGAATCCCAATGTTTTCTATGGGCTCACTTCCTTGAGGTTGGTCCACCTGGATGGAAATTTACTTCAGCAGCTGCATCCAGACACTTTTGTCACCTTGCGCTATAGTCAAATATTCAGAATATCCTTCCTGAAGCACATCTCTCTATCTGACAATGTGCTGACTTCACTTCCACAAGAAATGTTTTCCTACATGTCAGAGCTCGAGAGCATTTACCTCCACGGAAACCCCTGGTCCTGCGACTGCAGCCTGCAGGGCTTCGCCAGGTGGGCCCGGGAGAGACCAG aTGTTATAAAGTGCAGAAAAGAGAGAAGTTCTGGtgtccagcagtgcccagtcTGTGCTAGTCCCAAAACTCATAATGGGAAAAGTTTAGTGGATCTCCCTTCTGCATCTTTCACCTGCACTAAGCCAGTCATCCATGACTCCCTGAAATCCAGAAACCTCACGGTGCCAGATGATGGGGATTTCAGTTTCGTGTCTCCCAAGGACTTGATAGCTCCGATAGGATCTGTGGTTTTGAATATGACTGACCAAGCAGGAAATCGAGGCAACATGGCTTGCAATGTTCAGAGACCTAAAGAAATGTCTCCCATCTCATTTGACAAAAATGGCCCCAGCCGAGTGCTCAAAACCTCGTTCTCAGCATTCCTGGTGTGTGGTATCGATGATGGACACATCCAGCAGCTGTGGAGCATCCTGGCACTGTACAGCAACTCTCCTTTGAAACTGGAGCGAACTGCGCGGACAGCTGACGAGCCTTTCAGTACCTGCAAATATAAGCAGATCATCAGTGAGAAAGATGAACTTTTCACCAGTATCGAGGCTGAGCTGCGAGCTGAGCCAGCCTGGCTGATGCAGAGCCAcgtgtccctgcagctggacaggACAGCCACCACGCTCAGCACGCTGCACGTCCGCTACGCCACCGAGGCCCAGCTCGCCCTGCCCAGCGATGACAAAGACTGGGTGAGACACCACTGGGCCATCATTTCCAGGGACAACAGCACCCAAACAGAGCACACGGTGCTGGTCGGGGGCACCGTGGAACTGGGGTGCCAGGCAGCTGGAGAGCCGGCTCCCGCCGTGGAGTGGATATTGGCCGACAGCAGCAAAGTGCGAGCTCCTCACATCAGCGAAGATGGGAGAATCATAGTCCTCAAAAGCGGGGTGCTGACGCTGCGGACAGCTGACGTGTTTGACTCGGGGCTCTACCACTGCATCAGCACCAACCACGAGGACGCCGACGCGCTCCCGTTCCGAATCACGGTGCTGGATCCTCACGTGGAGCACAGCAGGCTCAATGGAGCCCGGCTGTCGGCTGCTCCCGGCAGCACACTGCACCTCCCCTGCACATCCACGGCTGCTCCGGACGCTGCCGTTACCTGGGTGCTCCCTGAGCACACAATTCTCCGACACTCTGGTggaaacaaacatatttttgcCAATGGCACCTTGAGAATACAAGGGGTGACAGAGCGAGATGTGGGCTACTTCCGATGCGTGGCAGCCAACCGGTACGGCGTTGATCTTTTGGTTTTCCAAGTGCTGATGAGACAGGAAGAAACTGCTCTGAAGAAAAAGCATGGAGCtctgggagagtgggaagaAGGCTCTGGCAATGAACTGCTGcgctctgctgcagcacagagacaTCCCTCAGGCACTCCAGCCACCCTGAGAGCTCACGGGGAGTCTGCTGCAtcagcagccagcagccagggcGCGCAGAGCGCGCGTCACAGGAACAGCCACGGGAAAATGCCTCACTGGCCCTACGGAGACAGAACAGGCAGGCGGTTCAGGGGACACAGGAGACAGTTTGTTTCCTCAGGCAGGAGAGTGGATCCACAGCGATGGGCAGCCTTGCTggagaaaacaaagaggaacTCGACAGTGACAGACAAACGAGGAGAAGCTGCAACAGAACCACCCGTTCAAGTCCATAAGCTCTCAGAGGTacccgaggatgaggaggagacaTCTGGTGATCTCATATCTCCAGAAGAAGAATTCATACCAGCAACAGGGAGATCCCCAGTATCTGCTCTGGGGAGAGCAACAGAGCTCATGATCACTGCAGGGCCCGAGGAGACTGCGAATCCCCCTCCTGCCTGGGAcacctctctcctgctcccagagccatTAACTCCCCTACCCTCACCTCTTCCACACCCTGTGACACCTGCCAGCAAAAGGCCACAAACACTTCCAAAACCTACAGACCCACGGGAAAGATCTGTTTTGAGTCAAATATCAGCAAATGGTGTAAAACAGTCCGCTGTACCAAGTGGAACAGCCACACTCTTCCCTGCTGTGCAAAAGTCAATATATTCTGGGCAAAGTAATAGCCAGCATCTAAAGTCTGCATCCAGGACACCCACGACAGAAGCTACAGGCACCAGCAGGGCTGTAactccccaaaacacagcagacaAGTTACATATTTTTACTGAGTCTATTGATAATGTCTCCACCAAAACAGATCACCAGGTCCCTGTGGCAACAGTCAACGCACCAAGCCCTGAATTTGGCCCCATTTATTTTCACAGTACTCAGAAAGGAGGAGCCCCTACTCCACCACTGGCCTCGACTTTCACTACTCGTCAGCAAATCCAGCTTATCCAGGATGTTCCAACACAtccaccccagctccagcagcactaTGGAAGACGAAGGAAATTTTCTGGTCGGAGACGACTTGTTAGACCAGGACGTATCCCAAGTATGAAAGAGCACCGATACAATTCTGGGAGGCCGGGGTCTGCCAGAGGAAGTACAGCGGTGGCTACAGGTGTTCAAGTGAATATGAACTATGTATCAAATGTACCAGCCTTAAATAACTTCAGCAGTTCCATCAATCCATTTAGCCCAGAAACACCCCTGTCTTCCCCCTCCACCGTGAATACACCATTGGAGCACCCCGTGGGTACCCATCAAAACACAGCATTCCTCAGGGAAGAGGAACAGAAACATAGTGCAAGGCAaaaagctgctgccacagccatgCCTGTCACTGCAGAGGACACTGCCACTACTGCAACCAGTGGATTGGGTGTGACGGGTTTGAAGCCAACAGTTGCACTTGTTATCACTCCTCAAACCGACACCAGAGTcaccaaaagtaaaatactcagagtgggaggaaggagaggtcagagaaggaagaggCCTCCTAAAACACCTATCCCAGAGCATgtggctgcagcccagagcactgcagccacCCCTGCAGCGAGCACAGCCACCCCCACGGTGACAGCTCTTCCATCACCAGCTGTGCCTCCGAGCCTTGCCCCTGCAAAACCTCTCCCTGGGAGCGTCAGTGCAGTCCCCAGGACCAAAACACCAGCGCTGGGGATCCCTGACAGCCGCCAGGCACCTCAGCACAGGCCCACGGCAGCCACACAGACATCAGCAACCGCGGGCACCCGGAGGAACACGCAGTCAGCCACGCCACTGCCTGGCACTGTGACTGCTCAGAGCTCCCCCATGGCACTCCAAACCACACCAGACCCACAGAGGAACACCCAGCTGGCCACGTCACCAGCTGCTAGCCCTGCCCAGACTCCCACCATGGCTGTCCAAACCTCACCACGGCTGGACGAGCCCCCTGCTGCCACGAGTGCCCGacctgctgcagccagtgccACGTCAGGGCCAGCACCTGCCCAGCACACCAGAGCCACTGCTGCGGCAGGAGAAAAGCCCTGCCTGGAAACGGGGGAGGGAGCTGTCCGGGAaaagcaggcagcacagcaggaaaagcctggcaccgcagtgccagcaggagccgTGCCCAGCGCTCCCGCTGCAGCCACCGCTGCCGGCGCCCAGCACCGCGCCCCTCTGccggccccggccgtgcccgcAGCGCCCCCGAGAGCCTCCGAGCCCCCGCGGGGCCAtggccagctccagcccaggccACCCCCCGAGGGCACGGGGAGGGGGAACACACTGCAGCCCCCGCAGATCGCACCTCCGCGgggaggggacaaggacagcTCTGTCAGTGCCTGGTCTGAAAGGCGACAAAATCAAGACACCACCACCCTCCCCAGTCCCATCACCTTAGGTTCTGCAAGCAGAAACCATTTTTCAAAGCCCAGAATAGTCGGAGGGAAACTGGCTGCTTTCACTCTGCTGGCGAATTCTGATGCTTTTATTCCTTGTGAAGCTACTGGGAATCCCCCTCCAACAATACACTGGACCAAGATACCGTCAG GGCGCGATGCCGCGGGCCGCGGCGGTGCCGGCCGCTGGGCCGTGCTGCCCAACGGGACGCTGGCCATCGCCCGGGCGGGGCCGCAGGACGGCGGGCACTACCTGTGCACGGCGGCCAACGCGCACGGCGCGGCGCGGCTCCTGGTCACGCTGGCCGTGCTGGCCCACCCGCCCCGCATcgccggcggccgcggccgcccgcTCACCGCGCACTCCGGGAGCAGCGTGGCGCTGCCCTGCAgggcccagggcagccccccgccccgcatctcctggctgctgccagacGGCGCCGAGCTCGGGCACTCCTCCGCGGGCAGCGGCAGAGCGCTCGTGGAGCCGGACGGCACGCTGGTCATCCGGGCGGTCACCGTGTACGACAGGGGCCTCTACACGTGCCTGGCCAGGAGCCCCGCGGGCACCGACGCGCTGCCGGTGAggctgcaggtggtggccgcgCCCCCCACCatcctggaggagaggaggcaaAGCGTGGCAGGAACGGCGGGGCAgagcctgagcctgccctgcaCGGTGCAGGGGAAGCCGCAGCCCAGCGTGCACTGGGTGCTCCCCGGCGGCGCGGCGCTGCGGCCGCTGCAGCCGCTGCGCGccgggctgctcctgctccccaaCGGCACGCTGCAGCTGGGCAGCGCGGCCCCCTCCGACAGCGGCACCTACGAGTGCATAGCCACCAGCTCCACGGGCTCGGACAGGAGGGTGGTCAGCCTCGTGGTGGAGCGCAGAGAGACCCTTCCAAAAATAGCCATCGCCTCTGGAGAACTGACTCGGCTGAACTTTGGGGAGAGGTTGCTTCTGAACTGTACAGCAAGTGGGGAGCCCAAGCCCAAGATAATCTGGAGGCTGCCCTCCAAGGCTGTTGTGGACCAGTGGCACAG AATGGGGAGTCGGATCCATGTCTACCCCAATGGATCCTTGGCTATTGAAGCAGTTACAGAAAAGGATGCAGGTGATTACCTGTGCGTCGCAAGAAACAGAATTGGGGAGGATCTGATACTGATGAAAGTCAGCATCACCATGAAACCAGCCAAGATTGACCACAAACAGCAGTTCAAGAAACTGGTGCCGTATGGGAAGGATTTCAGAGTGGACTGCAAAGCCTCAGGGTCGCCCACACCAGAAATATCCTGGGGCCTGCCAGACGGGACGGTGGTGAACAACGCGATGCTGGCGGATGACGGCGGGCACAGGGCTCGCAGGTACGTCCTCTTCGGCAACGGGACCCTGTACCTCAACAAAGCTGGAGTGGCAGAAGGAGGAGACTACACGTGCTACGCCCAAAACACTCTGGGGAAGGATGAGATGAAGATCCACGTCACGGTCATTGTGGCAGCCCCTCAAATAAAGCACAATTACAAGACACACATTAGAGTGGCAGCTGgagacacagccctgctggacTGTGAGGCTGCTGGAGAACCCAGGGCACAGATATTCTGGTTGCTGCCCTCCAGTGAGATGATCTCCTCGTCCACAGACAGGCACTCCCTGCACGCCAACGGCTCGCTCTCCATCAGCCAGGCCAGCCTGCTGGATGCTGGGGAGTACCTGTGTGTGGCTCGGAACCCTGGCGGGGACGACACCAAGCTGTATAAGCTGGATGTGGCTGCTAAACCCCCCATCATAAACGGTTTATACAGGAACAAAACGATCATGAAGGTGACGGCAGTGAGGCACTCCAAGAAGCACATCGACTGCCGGGCGGAAGGGACACCTCCTCCTCAGATTATGTGGATCATGCCTGATAACATTTTCCTAACAGCCCCATATTATGGGAGCAGGATTGTGGTGCACAAAAACGGGACACTTGAGATTCGGAACATCAGGCCCTCAGACACGGCAGATTTTATCTGTGTGGCACGTAACGATGCGGGAGAGACTGTGCTGGTGGTGCAGCTGGAAGTCACAGAAATGCTACGGAGACCAATGTTCAAAAACCCTTTCAAcgaaaaaataatagtaaaacCTGGGAAAACTACCACACTGAACTGTTCTGCGGATGGAAACCCTCCCCCGGATATAAGCTGGATGCTGCCCAATGGCACACGGTTTTCCAGCAGCATCAGGACATCCCAGTTTTTCACAGGAAGCAATGGGACCCTGACCATCTACAGTCCCGAGAGACACCACGCCGGGCGCTACCGCTGTGCTGCCCGCAACCAGGTTGGCTACATAGAAAAGCTGATGGTCCTGGAGGTTGCCCAGAAGCCCAACATCCTCACCcgccctgcagggctggtgaAGGGGGTCAGCGGGGAGCCTTTGTCGCTCCACTGCCTGGCCgagggcagcccccagcccaggctggcgTGGACGCTGCCAGGGGGCCGCGTGCTGGACCGGCCGCAGGTCAGCGGGAggcacctgctgctggagaacGGCACCTTGGTCATCCGGGCAGCCTCGGCCCAGGACGCAGGGAATTACGTGTGCAGGGCCCACAACGATGCTGGAGACTCCTCCCTCACCATTCCCGTCACGGTCGCAGCCTACGCCCCGCGGATCATGGGCAGGCCCCCCCCAGCCATCCACACCATGCCAggggcagcagtgcagctccaCTGCGTCGTGCTGGGCATCCCAAAACCAGAAATCACCTGGGAGTTACCTGACCGCTCCACGCTCTCTACAGCTCACCAGGGCCGGGGGTCTGGGGGCGAGCTGCTCCACCCCACGGGgactctgctcctgcagaacCCCCGACCCTCCAGTTCTGGTGTGTACAAGTGCACAGCGAGGAACCCCCTTGGCACCGACACCGCAGTCACCTACGTGCACATCATCTGA
- the P2RY12 gene encoding P2Y purinoceptor 12 isoform X2, which translates to MQMKATTQFSSSRNDSNCTSDSRISQVIFPLLYTFLFLVGITMNGLAIIPYTLSQTRDVFDCSAQNTLFYLKETTLWLTSLNACLDPFIYFFLCKSFRKSLLDMLCKSRAVSGLGAQAKGQNEGDDTDETPL; encoded by the exons ATGCAAATGAAAGCCACAACCCAATTCAGCTCCTCCAGGAATGACAGCAACTGCACCAGCGACAGCAGGATCAGCCAAGTCATCTTCCCTTTACTCTACACATTTCTGTTCCTGGTGGGGATCACGATGAACGGCCTGGCAAT AATCCCCTACACCTTGAGCCAAACAAGAGACGTGTTtgactgctctgctcagaacACCCTGTTCTACCTGAAGGAGACCACGCTGTGGCTGACATCCCTCAATGCCTGCCTGGATCCATTCATAtactttttcctctgcaaatcATTTAGGAAATCCTTGCTGGACATGCTGTGCAAGTCCAGGGCAGTGTCAGGGCTCGGGGCACAGGCAAAGGGGCAGAACGAGGGGGATGACACTGACGAGACGCCTCTCTAG
- the P2RY12 gene encoding P2Y purinoceptor 12 isoform X1: protein MQMKATTQFSSSRNDSNCTSDSRISQVIFPLLYTFLFLVGITMNGLAMWVFFKISSKSNFIIFLKNTVISDFLMILTFPFKILSDAKLVSWVLRGFVCQVTQVVFYFTMYISILFLGLITIDRYQKATSPFRTSTPRSLLAAKILSTAIWLSMFALSLPNMILNNKKKTPKNVRKCALLKSEFGLVWHEIVNYICQLIFWVSLAVIVVCYILISKELYKSYKRTRCTGKASKKTVNLKVFIIIAVFFICFVPFHFTRIPYTLSQTRDVFDCSAQNTLFYLKETTLWLTSLNACLDPFIYFFLCKSFRKSLLDMLCKSRAVSGLGAQAKGQNEGDDTDETPL, encoded by the coding sequence ATGCAAATGAAAGCCACAACCCAATTCAGCTCCTCCAGGAATGACAGCAACTGCACCAGCGACAGCAGGATCAGCCAAGTCATCTTCCCTTTACTCTACACATTTCTGTTCCTGGTGGGGATCACGATGAACGGCCTGGCAATGTGGGTCTTCTTTAAAATATCCAGTAAATCCAATTTCATTATCTTCCTCAAGAACACTGTGATTTCTGACTTCCTCATGATCTTGACGTTTCCATTTAAAATCCTTAGCGATGCAAAGCTGGTGTCCTGGGTCTTGCGAGGGTTTGTGTGCCAGGTCACCCAGGTAGTGTTTTACTTCACCATGTACATCAGCATCCTGTTTCTTGGTCTGATAACGATTGATCGCTATCAGAAAGCCACCTCACCGTTCAGAACATCAACTCCACGGAGCCTTTTAGCTGCCAAGATCCTGTCCACAGCCATCTGGCTCTCCATGTTTGCTCTCTCGTTGCCCAACATGATTTTaaataataagaagaaaacaCCCAAGAACGTAAGGAAGTGTGCCCTCCTGAAGTCAGAGTTTGGCTTAGTCTGGCACGAAATTGTAAACTACATTTGTCAGCTCATCTTCTGGGTTAGCTTGGCAGTCATAGTGGTATGTTACATCCTGATCAGCAAGGAGCTGTACAAATCCTACAAAAGGACACGATGCACAGGGAAGGCATCTAAAAAGACTGTCAATCTCAAGGTTTTCATAAtaattgctgtgttttttatttgttttgtgcCATTCCACTTTACCAGAATCCCCTACACCTTGAGCCAAACAAGAGACGTGTTtgactgctctgctcagaacACCCTGTTCTACCTGAAGGAGACCACGCTGTGGCTGACATCCCTCAATGCCTGCCTGGATCCATTCATAtactttttcctctgcaaatcATTTAGGAAATCCTTGCTGGACATGCTGTGCAAGTCCAGGGCAGTGTCAGGGCTCGGGGCACAGGCAAAGGGGCAGAACGAGGGGGATGACACTGACGAGACGCCTCTCTAG